Proteins from a single region of Bos javanicus breed banteng chromosome 7, ARS-OSU_banteng_1.0, whole genome shotgun sequence:
- the SUGP2 gene encoding SURP and G-patch domain-containing protein 2 isoform X1 has product MSPPRAVAAAGQRNMAARRIAQETFDAVLQEKANRYMDPSGEAVGETLQFKAQDLLRTVPRARADMFDDIHSDSRYTLGTSVTHPRDTGREGLRGDIFPGPSFRSNNPSVSEDSYFRKECGRDLEFSHPNSRDQVFGHRKLGHFRSQDWKFALHGSWEQDFAHSVSQESSWSQEYSFGPSALLGNFGSSRLIEKECLEKESHDYDGDRPGEADSVLRGSSQAQGRGRGLNLADQEGAVLGKGETQGLLTSKVGVGKLVMLRNVSTKKVPTMSRITPKTQGTNQIQKTTSSPDVTLATNPGTEVQFPTRKVPLGLDLKDVRLPRRKMSFDIIDKSDVFSRFGIEIIKWAGFHTIKDDVKFSQLFQTLFELETETCAKMLASFKCSLKPEHRDFCFFTIKFLKHSALKTPRVDNEFLNMLLDKGAVKTKNCFFEIIKPFDKYIMRLQDRLLKSVTPLLMACNAYELSVKMKTLTNPLDLAIALETTNSLCRKSLALLGQTFSLASSFRQEKILEAVGLQDIAPSPAAFPNFEDSTLFGREYIDHLKAWLVSSGCPLQVKKAESEPTRDEEKAVPSTKPEIQTQALSGLSDGPMWSSVFLREDLLCVPEVPQRADHKVVDIIDQLVARVIGGSLSPKERALLQEDPAYWFLSDDSSLEYKYYKLKLAEMQRMSQTLPGADQKPTAAECAVRAMLYARAVRSLKRRLLPGRRRGHLRAQGLRGWKVRRATTGTQTLLSSGTRLKHHGRQAPGSLQGKSPQPDRSDAAKDCPPELAGPSPRDPSPEASGPSPKPGGLDVSEAPQTSSPCPSIDVDTKTMETAEKLAKFVAQVGPEIEQFSIENSIDNPDLWFLHDQNSSAFKFYRKKVFELCPSICFTSSPLTLHASESADSQESPLEPMEGEGEFEDEPSQHEAELESPEVMPEEEEEEDEEDEEEDEEGGEEASPPGGVSRPAEGSKSEGSEGSPPADGLLSEVAEDSPAGGPALSQASSGACFPRKRISSKSLKVGMIPAPKRLCLIQEPKVHEPVRIAYDRPRGRPVSKKKKPKDFDFAQQKLTDKNLGFQMLQKMGWKEGHGLGSCGKGIREPVSVGSASEGEGLGADGQEHKEDTFDVFRQRMMQMYRHRRASK; this is encoded by the exons ATGTCCCCGCCTcgcgcggtggcggcggcgg GTCAGAGAAACATGGCAGCAAGGAGAATCGCACAGGAGACTTTTGATGCTGTATTGCAGGAAAAAGCTAACCGATATATGGACCCCAGTGGTGAGGCTGTAGGTGAAACTCTTCAGTTTAAAGCCCAAG ATCTTCTAAGGACAGTCCCAAGAGCCAGAGCAGATATGTTTGATGACATTCACAGTGACAGCAGGTACACTCTGGGTACATCTGTAACTCATCCTCGAGACACTGGGAGAGAAGGCCTGAGAGGTGATATATTTCCAGGACCTTCCTTCAGGTCAAACAACCCTTCTGTAAGTGAAGACAGCTACTTTCGCAAAGAATGTGGTCGGGATCTGGAATTTTCCCACCCTAACTCCCGAGACCAGGTCTTTGGCCACCGGAAACTGGGACATTTCCGTTCTCAGGACTGGAAATTTGCACTCCATGGCTCTTGGGAACAAGACTTTGCCCACTCAGTTTCTCAAGAATCCTCTTGGTCACAGGAGTATAGTTTTGGCCCTTCTGCATTACTGGGGAACTTTGGCTCCTCCAGGCTGATTGAGAAAGAGTGCTTGGAGAAAGAGAGTCATGATTATGACGGGGACCGTCCAGGGGAGGCAGACTCTGTgctcaggggcagcagccaagcCCAGGGCAGAGGCCGAGGCCTAAACCTTGCCGACCAGGAGGGTGCTGTCTTGGGAAAGGGGGAGACTCAAGGCCTGCTCACTTCTAAGGTGGGGGTTGGGAAACTTGTCATGCTGAGAAATGTGAGCACGAAAAAGGTACCCACTATGAGTCGTATCACTCCCAAAACTCAGGGCACTAACCAAATCCAGAAAACCACCTCAAGTCCTGATGTGACCCTGGCgaccaacccagggacagaagtcCAGTTCCCTACCCGGAAAGTCCCTCTGGGGCTTGATCTGAAGGATGTCCGGCTTCCCAGGAGAAAGATGAGCTTCGACATCATAGATAAGTCAGATGTCTTCTCGAGATTTGGGATAGAAATAATAAAGTGGGCAGGATTCCACACCATAAAAGATGATGTTAAATTTTCCCAACTTTTCCAGACTCTCTTTGAACTTGAAACAGAAACCTGTGCTAAAATGCTTGCCTCATTCAAATGCTCCTTAAAACCAGAGCACagagatttttgcttttttactaTCAAATTTTTAAAGCACTCCGCTTTGAAAACACCCAGAGTTGATAATGAGTTTTTAAACATGCTTTTAGACAAAGGTGCTGTGAAGACCAAAAATTGCTTTTTTGAAATCATAAAGCCCTTTGATAAATACATAATGAGACTACAAGACCGGCTGCTGAAGAGTGTCACGCCCCTGCTCATGGCCTGCAATGCCTACGAGCTGAGTGTGAAGATGAAGACCCTCACTAACCCCCTGGACTTGGCTATTGCCCTGGAGACCACCAATTCTCTCTGCCGGAAGTCTTTAGCTCTTCTGGGACAGACATTCTCCTTGGCCTCTTCCTTCCGGCAAGAGAAAATCCTGGAAGCTGTTGGCCTCCAAGATATAGCTCCATCTCCTGCCGCATTTCCAAACTTCGAGGACTCTACTCTGTTTGGGAGAGAGTACATCGATCACCTGAAGGCCTGGCTGGTCAGCAGTGGGTGTCCACTCcaggtgaagaaagctgaatccGAGCCGACCCGAGATGAGGAGAAAGCTGTTCCTTCTACAAAACCTGAAATTCAGACCCAGGCGCTGAGTGGTCTGAGTGATG GCCCCATGTGGTCCAGTGTGTTTCTCAGAGAAGAccttctgtgtgttccagaggTCCCCCAGCGAGCAGATCACAAGGTGGTGGACATCATTGACCAGCTGGTCGCACGTGTCATTGGAGGCAGCCTGTCTCCCAAAGAGAGAGCTCTTCTCCAGGAGGACCCTGCTTACTG GTTTTTGTCTGATGACAGTAGTCTGGAGTATAAATATTACAAGCTGAAGCTGGCAGAAATGCAGCGGATGAGCCAGACCTTGCCAGGAGCAGATCAGAAGCCAACGGCAGCAGAGTGTGCTGTCCGGGCTATGCTGTACGCCCGGGCGGTCCGGAGCCTCAAGAGGAGGCTCCTACCAGGGCGGCGGCGGGGGCATCTTCGAGCTCAAGGGCTCCGGGGCTGGAAAGTGAGGAGAGCCACCACCGGGACCCAGACCCTACTCTCCTCAGGCACCAGGCTGAAACACCATGGCCGGCAGGCTCCGGGCTCCCTGCAGGGCAAGTCGCCCCAGCCAGACAGAAGTGATGCTGCCAAGGACTGCCCTCCAGAGCTGGCCGGACCCTCACCTCGGGACCCCAGCCCTGAAGCCTCAGGCCCATCCCCCAAGCCAGGAGGCTTGGATGTCTCCGAAGCCCCTCAGACCTCTTCTCCCTGCCCATCTATTGATG TTGATACGAAGACAATGGAGACTGCAGAGAAACTGGCCAAATTTGTTGCTCAGGtgggaccagagattgaacagtTCAGCATAGAAAACAGCATTGACAACCCTGACCTTTG GTTTCTACACGACCAAAATAGTTCAGCTTTCAAATTCTATCGAAAGAAGGTATTTGAACTGTGCCCATCAATCTGCTTTACGTCATCTCCACTGACCCTCCATGCCAGTGAGAGTGCCGATTCTCAGGAGAGCCCCCTGGAGCCCatggaaggggaaggagagtTTGAGGACGAGCCCTCTCAGCACGAGGCTGAGCTGGAGAGCCCAGAGGTGAtgcctgaggaggaggaggaggaggacgaagAGGACGAAGAGGAGGACGAGGAAGGGGGTGAGGAAGCCTCCCCTCCTGGAGGGGTCTCCAGGCCGGCAGAAGGGTCCAAGTCTGAGGGCTCGGAGGGCAGCCCCCCAGCTGATGGCCTCCTGAGCGAGGTGGCCGAGGACAGCCCGGCTGGCGGGCCTGCCCTGTCCCAGGCCTCCTCAGGGGCCTGCTTCCCCCGGAAGAGGATCAGCAGCAAGTCACTGAAGGTCGGCATGATCCCAGCTCCCAAGAGGCTGTGTCTCATCCAGGAGCCCAAGG
- the SUGP2 gene encoding SURP and G-patch domain-containing protein 2 isoform X3 codes for MSPPRAVAAAGQRNMAARRIAQETFDAVLQEKANRYMDPSGEAVGETLQFKAQDLLRTVPRARADMFDDIHSDSRYTLGTSVTHPRDTGREGLRGDIFPGPSFRSNNPSVSEDSYFRKECGRDLEFSHPNSRDQVFGHRKLGHFRSQDWKFALHGSWEQDFAHSVSQESSWSQEYSFGPSALLGNFGSSRLIEKECLEKESHDYDGDRPGEADSVLRGSSQAQGRGRGLNLADQEGAVLGKGETQGLLTSKVGVGKLVMLRNVSTKKVPTMSRITPKTQGTNQIQKTTSSPDVTLATNPGTEVQFPTRKVPLGLDLKDVRLPRRKMSFDIIDKSDVFSRFGIEIIKWAGFHTIKDDVKFSQLFQTLFELETETCAKMLASFKCSLKPEHRDFCFFTIKFLKHSALKTPRVDNEFLNMLLDKGAVKTKNCFFEIIKPFDKYIMRLQDRLLKSVTPLLMACNAYELSVKMKTLTNPLDLAIALETTNSLCRKSLALLGQTFSLASSFRQEKILEAVGLQDIAPSPAAFPNFEDSTLFGREYIDHLKAWLVSSGCPLQVKKAESEPTRDEEKAVPSTKPEIQTQALSGLSDEVPQRADHKVVDIIDQLVARVIGGSLSPKERALLQEDPAYWFLSDDSSLEYKYYKLKLAEMQRMSQTLPGADQKPTAAECAVRAMLYARAVRSLKRRLLPGRRRGHLRAQGLRGWKVRRATTGTQTLLSSGTRLKHHGRQAPGSLQGKSPQPDRSDAAKDCPPELAGPSPRDPSPEASGPSPKPGGLDVSEAPQTSSPCPSIDVDTKTMETAEKLAKFVAQVGPEIEQFSIENSIDNPDLWFLHDQNSSAFKFYRKKVFELCPSICFTSSPLTLHASESADSQESPLEPMEGEGEFEDEPSQHEAELESPEVMPEEEEEEDEEDEEEDEEGGEEASPPGGVSRPAEGSKSEGSEGSPPADGLLSEVAEDSPAGGPALSQASSGACFPRKRISSKSLKVGMIPAPKRLCLIQEPKVHEPVRIAYDRPRGRPVSKKKKPKDFDFAQQKLTDKNLGFQMLQKMGWKEGHGLGSCGKGIREPVSVGSASEGEGLGADGQEHKEDTFDVFRQRMMQMYRHRRASK; via the exons ATGTCCCCGCCTcgcgcggtggcggcggcgg GTCAGAGAAACATGGCAGCAAGGAGAATCGCACAGGAGACTTTTGATGCTGTATTGCAGGAAAAAGCTAACCGATATATGGACCCCAGTGGTGAGGCTGTAGGTGAAACTCTTCAGTTTAAAGCCCAAG ATCTTCTAAGGACAGTCCCAAGAGCCAGAGCAGATATGTTTGATGACATTCACAGTGACAGCAGGTACACTCTGGGTACATCTGTAACTCATCCTCGAGACACTGGGAGAGAAGGCCTGAGAGGTGATATATTTCCAGGACCTTCCTTCAGGTCAAACAACCCTTCTGTAAGTGAAGACAGCTACTTTCGCAAAGAATGTGGTCGGGATCTGGAATTTTCCCACCCTAACTCCCGAGACCAGGTCTTTGGCCACCGGAAACTGGGACATTTCCGTTCTCAGGACTGGAAATTTGCACTCCATGGCTCTTGGGAACAAGACTTTGCCCACTCAGTTTCTCAAGAATCCTCTTGGTCACAGGAGTATAGTTTTGGCCCTTCTGCATTACTGGGGAACTTTGGCTCCTCCAGGCTGATTGAGAAAGAGTGCTTGGAGAAAGAGAGTCATGATTATGACGGGGACCGTCCAGGGGAGGCAGACTCTGTgctcaggggcagcagccaagcCCAGGGCAGAGGCCGAGGCCTAAACCTTGCCGACCAGGAGGGTGCTGTCTTGGGAAAGGGGGAGACTCAAGGCCTGCTCACTTCTAAGGTGGGGGTTGGGAAACTTGTCATGCTGAGAAATGTGAGCACGAAAAAGGTACCCACTATGAGTCGTATCACTCCCAAAACTCAGGGCACTAACCAAATCCAGAAAACCACCTCAAGTCCTGATGTGACCCTGGCgaccaacccagggacagaagtcCAGTTCCCTACCCGGAAAGTCCCTCTGGGGCTTGATCTGAAGGATGTCCGGCTTCCCAGGAGAAAGATGAGCTTCGACATCATAGATAAGTCAGATGTCTTCTCGAGATTTGGGATAGAAATAATAAAGTGGGCAGGATTCCACACCATAAAAGATGATGTTAAATTTTCCCAACTTTTCCAGACTCTCTTTGAACTTGAAACAGAAACCTGTGCTAAAATGCTTGCCTCATTCAAATGCTCCTTAAAACCAGAGCACagagatttttgcttttttactaTCAAATTTTTAAAGCACTCCGCTTTGAAAACACCCAGAGTTGATAATGAGTTTTTAAACATGCTTTTAGACAAAGGTGCTGTGAAGACCAAAAATTGCTTTTTTGAAATCATAAAGCCCTTTGATAAATACATAATGAGACTACAAGACCGGCTGCTGAAGAGTGTCACGCCCCTGCTCATGGCCTGCAATGCCTACGAGCTGAGTGTGAAGATGAAGACCCTCACTAACCCCCTGGACTTGGCTATTGCCCTGGAGACCACCAATTCTCTCTGCCGGAAGTCTTTAGCTCTTCTGGGACAGACATTCTCCTTGGCCTCTTCCTTCCGGCAAGAGAAAATCCTGGAAGCTGTTGGCCTCCAAGATATAGCTCCATCTCCTGCCGCATTTCCAAACTTCGAGGACTCTACTCTGTTTGGGAGAGAGTACATCGATCACCTGAAGGCCTGGCTGGTCAGCAGTGGGTGTCCACTCcaggtgaagaaagctgaatccGAGCCGACCCGAGATGAGGAGAAAGCTGTTCCTTCTACAAAACCTGAAATTCAGACCCAGGCGCTGAGTGGTCTGAGTGATG aggTCCCCCAGCGAGCAGATCACAAGGTGGTGGACATCATTGACCAGCTGGTCGCACGTGTCATTGGAGGCAGCCTGTCTCCCAAAGAGAGAGCTCTTCTCCAGGAGGACCCTGCTTACTG GTTTTTGTCTGATGACAGTAGTCTGGAGTATAAATATTACAAGCTGAAGCTGGCAGAAATGCAGCGGATGAGCCAGACCTTGCCAGGAGCAGATCAGAAGCCAACGGCAGCAGAGTGTGCTGTCCGGGCTATGCTGTACGCCCGGGCGGTCCGGAGCCTCAAGAGGAGGCTCCTACCAGGGCGGCGGCGGGGGCATCTTCGAGCTCAAGGGCTCCGGGGCTGGAAAGTGAGGAGAGCCACCACCGGGACCCAGACCCTACTCTCCTCAGGCACCAGGCTGAAACACCATGGCCGGCAGGCTCCGGGCTCCCTGCAGGGCAAGTCGCCCCAGCCAGACAGAAGTGATGCTGCCAAGGACTGCCCTCCAGAGCTGGCCGGACCCTCACCTCGGGACCCCAGCCCTGAAGCCTCAGGCCCATCCCCCAAGCCAGGAGGCTTGGATGTCTCCGAAGCCCCTCAGACCTCTTCTCCCTGCCCATCTATTGATG TTGATACGAAGACAATGGAGACTGCAGAGAAACTGGCCAAATTTGTTGCTCAGGtgggaccagagattgaacagtTCAGCATAGAAAACAGCATTGACAACCCTGACCTTTG GTTTCTACACGACCAAAATAGTTCAGCTTTCAAATTCTATCGAAAGAAGGTATTTGAACTGTGCCCATCAATCTGCTTTACGTCATCTCCACTGACCCTCCATGCCAGTGAGAGTGCCGATTCTCAGGAGAGCCCCCTGGAGCCCatggaaggggaaggagagtTTGAGGACGAGCCCTCTCAGCACGAGGCTGAGCTGGAGAGCCCAGAGGTGAtgcctgaggaggaggaggaggaggacgaagAGGACGAAGAGGAGGACGAGGAAGGGGGTGAGGAAGCCTCCCCTCCTGGAGGGGTCTCCAGGCCGGCAGAAGGGTCCAAGTCTGAGGGCTCGGAGGGCAGCCCCCCAGCTGATGGCCTCCTGAGCGAGGTGGCCGAGGACAGCCCGGCTGGCGGGCCTGCCCTGTCCCAGGCCTCCTCAGGGGCCTGCTTCCCCCGGAAGAGGATCAGCAGCAAGTCACTGAAGGTCGGCATGATCCCAGCTCCCAAGAGGCTGTGTCTCATCCAGGAGCCCAAGG
- the SUGP2 gene encoding SURP and G-patch domain-containing protein 2 isoform X4, whose translation MAARRIAQETFDAVLQEKANRYMDPSGEAVGETLQFKAQDLLRTVPRARADMFDDIHSDSRYTLGTSVTHPRDTGREGLRGDIFPGPSFRSNNPSVSEDSYFRKECGRDLEFSHPNSRDQVFGHRKLGHFRSQDWKFALHGSWEQDFAHSVSQESSWSQEYSFGPSALLGNFGSSRLIEKECLEKESHDYDGDRPGEADSVLRGSSQAQGRGRGLNLADQEGAVLGKGETQGLLTSKVGVGKLVMLRNVSTKKVPTMSRITPKTQGTNQIQKTTSSPDVTLATNPGTEVQFPTRKVPLGLDLKDVRLPRRKMSFDIIDKSDVFSRFGIEIIKWAGFHTIKDDVKFSQLFQTLFELETETCAKMLASFKCSLKPEHRDFCFFTIKFLKHSALKTPRVDNEFLNMLLDKGAVKTKNCFFEIIKPFDKYIMRLQDRLLKSVTPLLMACNAYELSVKMKTLTNPLDLAIALETTNSLCRKSLALLGQTFSLASSFRQEKILEAVGLQDIAPSPAAFPNFEDSTLFGREYIDHLKAWLVSSGCPLQVKKAESEPTRDEEKAVPSTKPEIQTQALSGLSDEVPQRADHKVVDIIDQLVARVIGGSLSPKERALLQEDPAYWFLSDDSSLEYKYYKLKLAEMQRMSQTLPGADQKPTAAECAVRAMLYARAVRSLKRRLLPGRRRGHLRAQGLRGWKVRRATTGTQTLLSSGTRLKHHGRQAPGSLQGKSPQPDRSDAAKDCPPELAGPSPRDPSPEASGPSPKPGGLDVSEAPQTSSPCPSIDVDTKTMETAEKLAKFVAQVGPEIEQFSIENSIDNPDLWFLHDQNSSAFKFYRKKVFELCPSICFTSSPLTLHASESADSQESPLEPMEGEGEFEDEPSQHEAELESPEVMPEEEEEEDEEDEEEDEEGGEEASPPGGVSRPAEGSKSEGSEGSPPADGLLSEVAEDSPAGGPALSQASSGACFPRKRISSKSLKVGMIPAPKRLCLIQEPKVHEPVRIAYDRPRGRPVSKKKKPKDFDFAQQKLTDKNLGFQMLQKMGWKEGHGLGSCGKGIREPVSVGSASEGEGLGADGQEHKEDTFDVFRQRMMQMYRHRRASK comes from the exons ATGGCAGCAAGGAGAATCGCACAGGAGACTTTTGATGCTGTATTGCAGGAAAAAGCTAACCGATATATGGACCCCAGTGGTGAGGCTGTAGGTGAAACTCTTCAGTTTAAAGCCCAAG ATCTTCTAAGGACAGTCCCAAGAGCCAGAGCAGATATGTTTGATGACATTCACAGTGACAGCAGGTACACTCTGGGTACATCTGTAACTCATCCTCGAGACACTGGGAGAGAAGGCCTGAGAGGTGATATATTTCCAGGACCTTCCTTCAGGTCAAACAACCCTTCTGTAAGTGAAGACAGCTACTTTCGCAAAGAATGTGGTCGGGATCTGGAATTTTCCCACCCTAACTCCCGAGACCAGGTCTTTGGCCACCGGAAACTGGGACATTTCCGTTCTCAGGACTGGAAATTTGCACTCCATGGCTCTTGGGAACAAGACTTTGCCCACTCAGTTTCTCAAGAATCCTCTTGGTCACAGGAGTATAGTTTTGGCCCTTCTGCATTACTGGGGAACTTTGGCTCCTCCAGGCTGATTGAGAAAGAGTGCTTGGAGAAAGAGAGTCATGATTATGACGGGGACCGTCCAGGGGAGGCAGACTCTGTgctcaggggcagcagccaagcCCAGGGCAGAGGCCGAGGCCTAAACCTTGCCGACCAGGAGGGTGCTGTCTTGGGAAAGGGGGAGACTCAAGGCCTGCTCACTTCTAAGGTGGGGGTTGGGAAACTTGTCATGCTGAGAAATGTGAGCACGAAAAAGGTACCCACTATGAGTCGTATCACTCCCAAAACTCAGGGCACTAACCAAATCCAGAAAACCACCTCAAGTCCTGATGTGACCCTGGCgaccaacccagggacagaagtcCAGTTCCCTACCCGGAAAGTCCCTCTGGGGCTTGATCTGAAGGATGTCCGGCTTCCCAGGAGAAAGATGAGCTTCGACATCATAGATAAGTCAGATGTCTTCTCGAGATTTGGGATAGAAATAATAAAGTGGGCAGGATTCCACACCATAAAAGATGATGTTAAATTTTCCCAACTTTTCCAGACTCTCTTTGAACTTGAAACAGAAACCTGTGCTAAAATGCTTGCCTCATTCAAATGCTCCTTAAAACCAGAGCACagagatttttgcttttttactaTCAAATTTTTAAAGCACTCCGCTTTGAAAACACCCAGAGTTGATAATGAGTTTTTAAACATGCTTTTAGACAAAGGTGCTGTGAAGACCAAAAATTGCTTTTTTGAAATCATAAAGCCCTTTGATAAATACATAATGAGACTACAAGACCGGCTGCTGAAGAGTGTCACGCCCCTGCTCATGGCCTGCAATGCCTACGAGCTGAGTGTGAAGATGAAGACCCTCACTAACCCCCTGGACTTGGCTATTGCCCTGGAGACCACCAATTCTCTCTGCCGGAAGTCTTTAGCTCTTCTGGGACAGACATTCTCCTTGGCCTCTTCCTTCCGGCAAGAGAAAATCCTGGAAGCTGTTGGCCTCCAAGATATAGCTCCATCTCCTGCCGCATTTCCAAACTTCGAGGACTCTACTCTGTTTGGGAGAGAGTACATCGATCACCTGAAGGCCTGGCTGGTCAGCAGTGGGTGTCCACTCcaggtgaagaaagctgaatccGAGCCGACCCGAGATGAGGAGAAAGCTGTTCCTTCTACAAAACCTGAAATTCAGACCCAGGCGCTGAGTGGTCTGAGTGATG aggTCCCCCAGCGAGCAGATCACAAGGTGGTGGACATCATTGACCAGCTGGTCGCACGTGTCATTGGAGGCAGCCTGTCTCCCAAAGAGAGAGCTCTTCTCCAGGAGGACCCTGCTTACTG GTTTTTGTCTGATGACAGTAGTCTGGAGTATAAATATTACAAGCTGAAGCTGGCAGAAATGCAGCGGATGAGCCAGACCTTGCCAGGAGCAGATCAGAAGCCAACGGCAGCAGAGTGTGCTGTCCGGGCTATGCTGTACGCCCGGGCGGTCCGGAGCCTCAAGAGGAGGCTCCTACCAGGGCGGCGGCGGGGGCATCTTCGAGCTCAAGGGCTCCGGGGCTGGAAAGTGAGGAGAGCCACCACCGGGACCCAGACCCTACTCTCCTCAGGCACCAGGCTGAAACACCATGGCCGGCAGGCTCCGGGCTCCCTGCAGGGCAAGTCGCCCCAGCCAGACAGAAGTGATGCTGCCAAGGACTGCCCTCCAGAGCTGGCCGGACCCTCACCTCGGGACCCCAGCCCTGAAGCCTCAGGCCCATCCCCCAAGCCAGGAGGCTTGGATGTCTCCGAAGCCCCTCAGACCTCTTCTCCCTGCCCATCTATTGATG TTGATACGAAGACAATGGAGACTGCAGAGAAACTGGCCAAATTTGTTGCTCAGGtgggaccagagattgaacagtTCAGCATAGAAAACAGCATTGACAACCCTGACCTTTG GTTTCTACACGACCAAAATAGTTCAGCTTTCAAATTCTATCGAAAGAAGGTATTTGAACTGTGCCCATCAATCTGCTTTACGTCATCTCCACTGACCCTCCATGCCAGTGAGAGTGCCGATTCTCAGGAGAGCCCCCTGGAGCCCatggaaggggaaggagagtTTGAGGACGAGCCCTCTCAGCACGAGGCTGAGCTGGAGAGCCCAGAGGTGAtgcctgaggaggaggaggaggaggacgaagAGGACGAAGAGGAGGACGAGGAAGGGGGTGAGGAAGCCTCCCCTCCTGGAGGGGTCTCCAGGCCGGCAGAAGGGTCCAAGTCTGAGGGCTCGGAGGGCAGCCCCCCAGCTGATGGCCTCCTGAGCGAGGTGGCCGAGGACAGCCCGGCTGGCGGGCCTGCCCTGTCCCAGGCCTCCTCAGGGGCCTGCTTCCCCCGGAAGAGGATCAGCAGCAAGTCACTGAAGGTCGGCATGATCCCAGCTCCCAAGAGGCTGTGTCTCATCCAGGAGCCCAAGG